The following coding sequences lie in one Glycine soja cultivar W05 chromosome 16, ASM419377v2, whole genome shotgun sequence genomic window:
- the LOC114390391 gene encoding uncharacterized protein LOC114390391 — MKKKTKTKTTFLSTNTTTFRVKLPTRLTYSLKFDVNELASVYDFRIDKFQWQAILAFLRGFSVVVSAPTSSRKTLIGEAAAELSTISVKLPGAGRALVLCSIWAFCHLCFLFITWQFKCDEPFPLKWNGSFSINSCWLHNISYLVLQSFPSGGRRQGGWENVTFG; from the exons ATGAAGAAGAAGACCAAGACTAAGACAACGTTTCTATCGACGAATACGACGACGTTTCGGGTGAAGCTTCCAACGAGGCTGACGTATTCCCTCAAATTCGACGTCAATGAGCTCGCCTCAGTCTACGACTTCCGCATTGACAAGTTTCAG TGGCAAGCGATACTGGCTTTTTTGAGAGGCTTCTCGGTGGTGGTTTCCGCTCCGACGAGCAGCAGGAAGACGCTGATTGGGGAGGCCGCGGCAGAAT TGTCCACCATTTCGGTTAAGCTACCAGGGGCTGGGAGAGCCCTTGTGCTTTGCAGCATTTGGGCCTTTTGCCACTTgtgctttttatttattacatggCAGTTCAAG TGTGATGAACCATTTCCCCTTAAGTGGAACGGTTCTTTCAGCATCAATTCTTGTTGGCTTCACAACATCTCTTATCTTGTTTTGCAGTCATTTCCATCAG GTGGAAGGAGACAGGGAGGTTGGGAAAATGTCACCTTTG GTTAG
- the LOC114390392 gene encoding homeobox-leucine zipper protein HDG11-like: protein MAKYFCVRLHALFGVALALGLVLARKSVDEPGRPPGIVLSAATSFWLPVPPKRVFDFLRDENSRNEVLWFYPLYVFSIVLSTIWQLAYFALHY from the exons atGGCTAAGTACTTCTGTGTGAGGCTTCATGCATTGTTTGGAGTTGCACTGGCTTTAGGACTAGTGCTGGCTCGAAAGAGTGTGGATGAACCTGGAAGACCCCCTGGCATTGTTCTTAGTGCTGCCACTTCTTTTTGGCTTCCTGTTCCTCCTAAACGAGTCTTTGACTTCCTCCGTGATGAAAACTCAAGGAATGAG GTGCTTTGGTTTTACCCATTATACGTGTTTAGTATAGTTCTTAGCACAATTTGGCAATTAGCATATTTTGCTTTACACTACTAA